From Mycolicibacterium cosmeticum, a single genomic window includes:
- a CDS encoding NADH:flavin oxidoreductase: MNSSQNVSTDVFGAAKLGPVTLRNRIIKAATFEASTPNALVTDDLITYHRLPAAGGVGMTTVAYCAVSPGGRTDGWQLWMRPEAVPGLRRLTDAIHAEGAAISAQIGHAGPVANARTNKAQALAPGRFFNPLSMRFAKKATKDDIRDVLAAHADAARLAIDAGFDAVEVHLGHNYLASAFLSPLLNRRSDEFGGSLENRAKVARGVVRAVRDAVDKHGAKQIAVTAKLNMSDGVRGGISNSEALQTAKWLEEDGGLDAIELTAGSSLVNPMYLFRGDAPIKEFAGAFKPPIRWGVRMTGKNFLRQYPYREAYLLREARLFRAELTMPLILLGGITNRETMDLAMAEGFDFVAMGRALLAEPGLVNRIKADRDTRSGCTHCNLCMPTIYTHTHCVLTGAPDALVH, from the coding sequence ATGAACAGTTCGCAGAATGTGTCCACCGACGTGTTCGGCGCCGCCAAGCTCGGTCCGGTGACCCTGCGCAACCGCATCATCAAGGCCGCCACCTTCGAGGCGTCCACACCGAATGCGCTGGTCACCGACGACCTGATCACCTATCACCGGCTGCCCGCGGCCGGCGGCGTCGGGATGACCACGGTCGCCTACTGCGCGGTGTCCCCCGGTGGGCGCACCGACGGCTGGCAGCTGTGGATGCGCCCCGAGGCGGTGCCCGGACTGCGCCGGCTCACCGACGCCATCCACGCCGAGGGCGCGGCGATCAGCGCGCAGATCGGCCATGCGGGGCCGGTGGCCAACGCCCGGACCAACAAGGCGCAGGCCCTGGCACCCGGCCGGTTCTTCAACCCGCTGTCGATGCGCTTCGCCAAGAAGGCGACGAAGGACGACATCCGTGACGTGCTGGCCGCGCACGCCGATGCCGCGCGCCTGGCCATCGACGCCGGCTTCGACGCCGTCGAGGTGCACCTGGGCCACAACTATCTGGCCAGTGCGTTCCTGTCCCCGCTGCTCAACCGCCGCTCCGACGAGTTCGGGGGTTCGCTGGAGAACCGGGCCAAGGTGGCGCGCGGGGTGGTGCGTGCGGTCCGCGATGCCGTCGACAAGCACGGCGCCAAGCAGATCGCCGTCACCGCGAAGCTGAACATGAGCGACGGGGTGCGCGGCGGGATCAGCAACTCCGAAGCCCTGCAGACCGCGAAATGGCTCGAAGAAGACGGTGGCCTGGACGCCATCGAGCTGACCGCGGGCAGCTCCCTGGTGAACCCGATGTACCTGTTCCGCGGCGACGCACCGATCAAGGAGTTCGCCGGCGCGTTCAAACCGCCCATCCGCTGGGGTGTGCGGATGACGGGCAAGAACTTCCTGCGGCAGTACCCGTACCGGGAGGCGTACCTGCTGCGCGAGGCCCGGCTGTTCCGCGCCGAGCTGACGATGCCGCTGATCCTGCTCGGCGGCATCACCAACCGCGAGACCATGGACCTGGCGATGGCCGAGGGCTTCGACTTCGTTGCGATGGGCCGCGCCCTGCTGGCCGAGCCCGGCCTGGTCAACCGGATCAAGGCCGATCGCGACACCCGGTCGGGGTGCACGCACTGCAACCTGTGCATGCCGACGATCTACACCCACACGCACTGCGTGCTCACCGGCGCCCCGGACGCGCTGGTGCACTGA
- a CDS encoding pentapeptide repeat-containing protein produces the protein MTEPVWVDREFTGHDFRGEDLSRVRTERAVFDECDFSGVDLTESVHAGSAFRNCNFRRATLWHSTFTNCSLLGSVFTEARLRPVVMTEVDLTLAVLGGCDLRGIDLSGSRLREAGLVGTDLRKAVLRQADLSGVRAQDAKFEQADLRGARVDPTFWTTAKVRGARIDIPQGLAYAAAHGLDIHGE, from the coding sequence GTGACCGAGCCGGTCTGGGTGGATCGCGAGTTCACCGGTCACGATTTCCGCGGCGAGGACCTGAGCCGGGTCCGCACCGAGCGCGCGGTGTTCGACGAATGCGATTTCAGCGGCGTGGACCTCACCGAATCCGTGCACGCCGGCTCGGCGTTCCGTAACTGCAACTTCCGCCGGGCCACGCTGTGGCACAGCACCTTCACCAATTGCAGCCTGCTGGGCTCGGTGTTCACCGAGGCCAGGCTGCGGCCGGTGGTGATGACGGAGGTGGACCTGACGCTGGCCGTCCTGGGTGGTTGCGATCTGCGCGGCATCGACCTGTCCGGGTCCCGGCTGCGGGAGGCCGGCCTCGTCGGGACCGATCTACGTAAGGCGGTGCTGCGCCAGGCCGACCTGTCCGGGGTGCGGGCGCAGGACGCGAAATTCGAGCAGGCCGACCTGCGCGGCGCGCGGGTCGACCCGACGTTCTGGACGACGGCGAAGGTGCGTGGCGCCCGGATCGACATCCCGCAGGGCCTGGCCTACGCCGCCGCCCACGGCCTCGACATCCACGGCGAATGA
- a CDS encoding DUF3017 domain-containing protein produces the protein MTPKEFARKVFGGQWPILTVGAIFVLAFVLVVAGYWRRGALVIAIGVGVAAALRLALTDDRAGLLVVRSKVIDVATTATVSAIVLYIAWTIDPLGTS, from the coding sequence ATGACACCCAAGGAGTTCGCCCGCAAGGTGTTCGGTGGTCAGTGGCCCATCCTGACCGTCGGGGCGATCTTCGTGCTGGCGTTCGTGTTGGTGGTGGCCGGGTATTGGCGCCGCGGAGCGCTGGTCATCGCGATCGGTGTCGGGGTGGCCGCCGCGCTGCGGCTGGCGCTGACCGACGACCGCGCCGGCCTGTTGGTGGTGCGGTCCAAGGTGATCGACGTCGCCACCACCGCCACGGTCAGCGCGATCGTGCTTTACATCGCCTGGACCATCGACCCGCTGGGCACCAGCTAG
- a CDS encoding DUF742 domain-containing protein codes for MATGDGWERDDAGEPSLVRPYTLTAGRTEPAVALPWEAPIRTRDFAPAPRWPANDVRARILELGRDGPSVAEIAARLSLPLGVARVLIGDLVTEGYLTVHQTLGDAATTDERRELIGRTLRGLRAL; via the coding sequence ATGGCCACAGGGGACGGCTGGGAACGCGACGACGCCGGTGAACCGAGTCTGGTACGGCCGTACACGCTGACCGCCGGGCGGACCGAACCCGCCGTCGCGCTGCCGTGGGAGGCGCCGATCCGGACACGCGATTTCGCCCCCGCACCACGCTGGCCGGCGAACGACGTCCGGGCGCGGATACTGGAACTCGGCAGGGATGGTCCGTCGGTCGCGGAGATCGCGGCTCGTCTATCGTTGCCGCTCGGCGTGGCGCGGGTGCTGATCGGGGATCTGGTCACCGAGGGGTACCTCACGGTGCACCAGACACTCGGTGACGCCGCCACGACCGATGAACGACGCGAACTGATCGGAAGGACGTTGCGTGGCCTACGGGCTCTCTAG
- a CDS encoding D-tagatose-bisphosphate aldolase, class II, non-catalytic subunit, translating to MSGGTAASLGTVTGDISDTAHWLTETIRAHKAGAPVGAYSVCSAHPTVVAAAIAQAAADGSYVLIEATSNQVDQFGGYTGLRPAEFRDLVHTIADRQGFARDRVVLGGDHLGPNRWQRETAGAAMANAEVLVASYVAAGYRKIHLDCSMSCADDPAVLSDDVVAGRTARLLRVAEDTVRDLGADAPVYVIGTEVPVPGGAHETLDHLTPTPADRARRTIAAHRAAFAAADLADVWPRIIALVVQPGVEFDHLNVIDYRRDATAALRHVLDTEDHLVFEAHSTDYQRPAQLRELVEDHWAILKVGPALTFAMREALFALSLIEAELVAPQDRSGLVDVVERRMLAEPGYWQSYYEGDPVAQRTARRYSYSDRLRYYWADDDVETARRTLLANLDRTGIPLPLVSQFLPAQYERIRSGGLTPDAEALVIDRIRDALRPYAAACRAAQDHSRILTPGGADD from the coding sequence ATGAGCGGGGGCACAGCGGCATCGCTCGGCACGGTGACCGGGGACATCAGCGACACCGCGCACTGGCTCACCGAGACGATCCGGGCACACAAGGCCGGCGCGCCGGTCGGCGCCTACTCGGTGTGCTCGGCACACCCGACGGTGGTGGCCGCCGCCATCGCGCAGGCCGCGGCCGACGGCAGTTATGTGCTCATCGAGGCGACGTCGAATCAGGTCGACCAGTTCGGCGGCTACACCGGACTGCGCCCCGCCGAGTTCCGGGACCTCGTCCACACCATCGCGGACCGGCAGGGTTTCGCACGGGATCGGGTGGTCCTCGGCGGTGATCACCTCGGACCCAACCGGTGGCAGCGTGAAACCGCCGGTGCCGCAATGGCCAACGCCGAAGTTCTGGTGGCCTCCTACGTCGCGGCGGGCTACCGCAAGATCCACCTGGACTGCAGCATGTCCTGTGCCGACGACCCCGCCGTGCTCTCCGATGACGTGGTGGCCGGACGCACCGCGCGGCTGCTGCGGGTGGCCGAGGACACCGTGCGCGATCTGGGGGCCGACGCGCCGGTGTACGTCATCGGCACCGAGGTGCCGGTGCCCGGCGGCGCCCACGAAACCCTGGACCACCTCACCCCGACGCCGGCCGACCGGGCCCGGCGCACCATCGCGGCGCACCGCGCCGCCTTCGCCGCGGCGGACCTGGCCGACGTCTGGCCCCGCATCATCGCCCTCGTGGTGCAGCCCGGGGTGGAATTCGACCATCTCAACGTCATCGACTACCGGCGGGACGCGACCGCGGCGCTGCGTCATGTCCTCGACACCGAGGACCATCTGGTGTTCGAGGCGCATTCCACCGACTACCAGCGACCCGCCCAACTGCGCGAACTGGTCGAAGATCACTGGGCCATCCTCAAAGTCGGGCCCGCGCTGACCTTCGCCATGCGTGAGGCGCTGTTCGCGCTCAGCCTGATCGAAGCCGAACTCGTTGCGCCGCAAGACCGATCCGGTCTGGTCGACGTCGTCGAGCGCCGGATGCTGGCCGAACCGGGCTACTGGCAGAGCTACTACGAGGGTGACCCGGTGGCCCAGCGCACCGCGCGCCGGTACAGCTACAGCGACCGGTTGCGCTACTACTGGGCCGATGACGACGTCGAGACGGCCCGGCGCACGCTGCTGGCCAACCTCGACCGCACCGGCATCCCGCTGCCGCTGGTCAGCCAGTTCCTGCCGGCCCAATACGAGCGGATCCGTTCCGGTGGCCTCACACCCGACGCCGAAGCACTCGTGATCGACCGGATACGGGATGCGTTACGGCCCTATGCCGCCGCATGCCGTGCCGCCCAAGACCATTCCCGCATCCTGACCCCCGGAGGTGCCGATGACTAG
- a CDS encoding serine protease inhibitor encodes MSTTRESLDWLVSRFAREVAGVSHAVLVSADGLLMAASEHMPIERADQLAAVASGLASLSTGAAQLFEGGHVMQSVVEMENGYLLLMRVGDGSNLATLATRSCDIGQIGYEMAILVERVGTVVQSARRARQHL; translated from the coding sequence ATGAGCACCACCCGCGAGTCGCTGGACTGGCTGGTGTCCCGGTTCGCCCGCGAGGTCGCCGGGGTGTCGCACGCCGTCCTGGTCTCCGCCGACGGCCTGCTGATGGCCGCCAGCGAGCACATGCCCATCGAACGGGCCGACCAGTTGGCGGCGGTCGCCTCCGGGCTGGCCAGCCTGTCGACCGGGGCCGCGCAGCTGTTCGAGGGCGGCCACGTCATGCAATCGGTGGTCGAGATGGAGAACGGCTACCTACTGCTGATGCGGGTGGGCGACGGCTCCAATCTCGCCACCCTGGCCACCCGGTCCTGCGATATCGGCCAGATCGGCTACGAGATGGCGATCCTGGTGGAGAGGGTCGGCACCGTCGTCCAGTCGGCCCGGCGAGCGCGCCAGCACTTGTGA
- a CDS encoding class II fructose-bisphosphate aldolase: protein MTLASTAALVAAAGNRQAAVFAFNVITIEHAEGIAEGAERTGVAVLLQVSENTVGFHGGRIAPLVSACARVAEASAVPIAVHLDHFQDPGLLGEAIDTATTLGVSSIMIDAAHLPYRDNVERTRSFADAARRAGLWVEAELGEIGGKGQAGKGQAGKSQAMVSAHTAGVRTDPAEALAFAEQTGVDGLAVAVGNTHAMTTRDAHLDIDLIRRLAARVPIPLVLHGSSGVSDDQLRAAVAAGMRKINVGTALNVGYTAALRQALSADTTGTDPRRYLSAGRQAVADTVAALCADAAPQPVGVGERDAR from the coding sequence GTGACCCTGGCCTCCACCGCGGCGCTCGTCGCCGCCGCCGGCAACAGGCAGGCGGCGGTCTTCGCGTTCAACGTCATCACCATCGAGCACGCCGAGGGCATCGCCGAGGGCGCCGAGCGGACCGGTGTGGCGGTGCTGCTCCAGGTCAGCGAGAACACCGTCGGATTCCACGGCGGCCGGATCGCACCGCTGGTGTCGGCCTGCGCCCGGGTCGCGGAAGCCTCCGCCGTGCCGATCGCGGTGCACCTGGACCACTTTCAGGATCCCGGCCTGCTCGGCGAGGCCATCGACACCGCCACGACGCTCGGCGTCAGCTCGATCATGATCGATGCCGCCCACCTGCCGTACCGCGACAACGTCGAACGCACCAGGTCGTTCGCCGACGCCGCGCGCCGGGCCGGACTGTGGGTGGAAGCCGAACTCGGCGAGATCGGCGGCAAGGGGCAGGCCGGCAAGGGTCAGGCCGGCAAGAGTCAGGCCATGGTCAGCGCGCACACCGCGGGCGTGCGTACCGACCCGGCCGAAGCACTGGCCTTCGCCGAGCAGACCGGCGTCGACGGCCTCGCGGTGGCCGTGGGCAACACCCACGCGATGACCACCCGGGACGCCCACCTCGATATCGACCTCATCCGGCGGCTGGCCGCCCGCGTGCCGATTCCCCTTGTGCTGCATGGATCTTCGGGCGTGTCCGACGATCAGCTGCGCGCCGCCGTCGCGGCCGGGATGCGCAAGATCAACGTCGGCACCGCACTCAACGTCGGCTACACCGCCGCGCTGCGCCAAGCGCTGTCCGCCGACACCACCGGCACCGACCCGCGCCGCTACCTGAGCGCCGGACGGCAGGCCGTCGCCGACACCGTGGCCGCGCTGTGTGCCGACGCGGCACCGCAGCCCGTCGGGGTCGGGGAGCGTGATGCGCGATGA
- a CDS encoding bifunctional methylenetetrahydrofolate dehydrogenase/methenyltetrahydrofolate cyclohydrolase, whose product MGAITLDGKATRDEIFVDLKQRVAKLTEAGRTPGLGTILVGDDPGSQAYVRGKHADCAKVGINSIRRDLPADISQATLDETIDELNANPECTGYIVQLPLPKHLDENAALERVDPDKDADGLHPTNLGRLVLGKEAPLPCTPRGIVHLLRRFDVPIAGAHVVVIGRGVTVGRPLGLLLTRRSENATVTLCHTGTRDLPELTRQADIIVAAVGVPYMVTADMVKPGAAVVDVGVSRVEGKLTGDVAPDVWDVAGHVSPNPGGVGPLTRAFLLTNVVERAEMGLSQTP is encoded by the coding sequence GTGGGTGCGATTACGTTGGACGGCAAGGCCACGCGCGACGAGATTTTCGTCGATCTCAAGCAGCGCGTCGCGAAACTGACCGAGGCGGGCCGGACGCCCGGGCTCGGCACGATCCTGGTCGGCGACGATCCGGGTTCGCAGGCCTATGTGCGCGGCAAGCACGCCGACTGCGCCAAGGTCGGCATCAACTCGATCCGCCGGGACCTGCCCGCCGACATCAGTCAGGCCACCCTCGACGAGACCATCGACGAGCTCAACGCCAACCCCGAGTGCACCGGCTACATCGTCCAGCTCCCGCTGCCCAAGCACCTGGACGAGAACGCCGCGCTGGAGCGCGTCGACCCGGACAAGGATGCCGACGGCCTGCACCCGACCAACCTGGGCCGGCTGGTGCTCGGCAAAGAGGCGCCGTTGCCGTGCACCCCGCGCGGCATCGTGCACCTGCTGCGCCGCTTCGACGTGCCGATCGCCGGCGCGCACGTGGTGGTGATCGGCCGCGGGGTGACGGTGGGCCGCCCGCTCGGCCTGTTGCTGACCCGCCGGTCGGAGAACGCGACGGTGACGTTGTGCCACACCGGGACTCGTGATCTGCCGGAGCTGACCCGGCAGGCCGACATCATCGTCGCCGCCGTCGGTGTGCCCTACATGGTCACCGCGGACATGGTGAAACCCGGTGCCGCGGTGGTCGATGTCGGGGTGAGCCGGGTGGAGGGCAAGCTGACCGGCGATGTCGCCCCGGACGTGTGGGACGTGGCGGGTCACGTGTCGCCCAACCCGGGCGGGGTCGGTCCGCTCACCCGGGCGTTCCTGCTGACCAATGTGGTCGAGCGCGCCGAAATGGGCCTGAGTCAAACGCCATGA
- a CDS encoding FHA domain-containing protein: MSRPAAPALSVRYDGSARTFSAGNDVVVGRDLRADVRIAHPLISRAHLVLRFDQGRWIAIDNGSLNGMYVNGQRVPTVDIADGQRINIGNPDGPQLTFEVGRHQGSAGTPPQTTSMPVTQRQSTAWPTQPPSSSPWPTAGAPPVSRPHPQYPSGPQPSYPTGPHYPSAPQPSAPMPQYPSGVQQSAPYPTYQPPAPAAPPTTFGPTAVPRTSDGNIGTTMLKILRPGRAPEVPAGGIKIGRATDNDIVIPDVLASRHHATLVPVGGATEIRDNRSINGTFVNGQRVDEATLRDGDVVTIGNVDLVFAGGTLARRTETEADTRTGGLEVRGLTWTIEGNKTLLDNISLDARPGTLTAVIGPSGAGKSTFAKQVAGYTHPTSGTITFEGHDIHAEYASLRSRIGMVPQDDVVHGQLTVKQALMYAAELRLPPDTTKDDREQVVMQVLEELEMTKHLETRVDKLSGGQRKRASVALELLTGPSLLILDEPTSGLDPALDRQVMTMLRQLADAGRVVLVVTHSLTYLDVCDQVLLLAPGGKTAFAGPPSQIGPQLGTTNWADIFSSVAGDPAAAHRRYLERSAPTPPAPPSEKPGDLGKPAKTSLVRQFSTIARRQFRLTISDRGYFIFLALLPFIMGTLALTVPGDVGFGLPVPAIKGGEAPNEPGQILVLLNVGAIFMGTALTIRALIGERAIFLREQAVGLSTSAYLLAKVFIFTIFALVQSAIAVTIAILGKGWHEGAVATGVLLPRSLELYVDVAATTICAAMVGLALSALAKSNEQIMPLLVIAIMSQLVFSGGMIPVTGRIVLDQMSWITPARWGFAATASTIDLTGLVPAPLSPDDSHWKHTTGTWLFDMGMLVALSVFYVGFVRWKIRLKAG; the protein is encoded by the coding sequence ATGAGCCGACCCGCAGCGCCCGCCCTGTCCGTTCGCTACGACGGGTCCGCACGGACCTTCTCCGCTGGCAACGATGTCGTCGTCGGTCGCGATCTGCGCGCCGACGTCCGGATCGCCCACCCGTTGATCTCCCGCGCGCACCTGGTGCTGCGCTTCGACCAGGGTCGATGGATCGCCATCGACAACGGCTCGCTCAACGGGATGTACGTCAACGGTCAGCGGGTGCCCACGGTGGACATCGCCGACGGGCAGCGGATCAACATCGGCAACCCGGACGGCCCGCAGCTCACCTTCGAGGTGGGCCGCCACCAGGGTTCGGCAGGCACCCCACCGCAGACCACCTCGATGCCGGTCACGCAGCGGCAGAGCACGGCATGGCCGACCCAACCTCCGTCGTCCAGTCCGTGGCCGACCGCGGGAGCGCCGCCGGTGTCGCGGCCGCACCCGCAGTACCCGTCGGGACCGCAACCCAGCTATCCGACCGGCCCGCACTATCCGTCGGCCCCGCAGCCGAGCGCACCGATGCCGCAGTACCCCTCCGGCGTTCAGCAGAGCGCGCCGTACCCGACCTACCAGCCGCCGGCGCCCGCCGCGCCGCCGACCACCTTCGGTCCCACCGCGGTTCCGCGGACCAGCGACGGCAACATCGGCACGACGATGCTCAAGATCCTGCGGCCGGGTCGCGCCCCCGAGGTGCCGGCGGGCGGGATCAAGATCGGTCGCGCCACCGACAACGACATCGTCATTCCCGATGTGCTGGCCTCGCGGCACCACGCCACCTTGGTGCCGGTCGGCGGCGCCACCGAGATCCGCGACAACCGCAGCATCAACGGCACCTTCGTCAATGGTCAGCGCGTCGACGAGGCGACGCTGCGCGACGGCGACGTCGTCACCATCGGTAACGTCGACCTGGTCTTCGCCGGCGGCACCCTGGCCCGGCGCACCGAGACCGAGGCCGACACCCGCACCGGTGGCCTGGAGGTCCGCGGGCTGACGTGGACCATCGAGGGCAACAAGACCCTGCTGGACAACATCTCGCTGGACGCCCGGCCCGGCACCCTCACCGCGGTGATCGGGCCGTCCGGTGCCGGCAAGTCCACCTTCGCCAAGCAGGTCGCCGGGTACACCCACCCGACCAGCGGCACGATCACCTTCGAGGGCCACGACATCCACGCCGAGTACGCCTCGCTGCGTTCCCGGATCGGCATGGTCCCCCAGGACGACGTGGTGCACGGGCAGCTGACCGTCAAGCAGGCGCTGATGTACGCCGCCGAGCTGCGGCTGCCGCCGGACACCACCAAGGACGACCGCGAGCAGGTCGTCATGCAGGTGCTCGAAGAGCTCGAGATGACCAAGCACCTGGAGACCCGGGTCGACAAGCTGTCCGGGGGTCAGCGCAAACGCGCCTCGGTGGCACTGGAACTGCTGACCGGTCCGTCGCTGCTCATCCTCGACGAACCGACCTCGGGTCTGGACCCGGCGCTGGACCGCCAGGTGATGACGATGCTGCGCCAGCTGGCCGACGCCGGCCGCGTCGTGCTGGTGGTGACGCACTCGCTGACCTACCTGGACGTCTGCGACCAGGTGCTGCTGCTGGCGCCCGGCGGCAAGACCGCGTTCGCCGGGCCGCCGAGTCAGATCGGTCCGCAGCTGGGCACCACCAACTGGGCCGACATCTTCAGCAGCGTGGCCGGTGACCCGGCCGCGGCACACCGCCGCTACCTGGAGCGCAGCGCCCCGACTCCCCCGGCGCCGCCGTCGGAGAAGCCCGGCGATCTGGGCAAGCCCGCGAAAACCAGTCTGGTGCGCCAGTTCTCGACGATCGCGCGCCGGCAGTTCCGGCTGACCATCTCCGACCGCGGCTACTTCATCTTCCTGGCGCTGCTGCCGTTCATCATGGGCACGCTGGCACTGACGGTGCCCGGCGACGTCGGCTTCGGCCTGCCGGTGCCGGCGATCAAGGGCGGCGAGGCACCCAACGAGCCGGGCCAGATCCTGGTGCTGCTCAACGTCGGCGCCATCTTCATGGGCACCGCGCTGACCATCCGCGCCCTGATCGGTGAACGCGCCATCTTCCTGCGTGAGCAGGCCGTCGGGTTGTCGACGTCGGCCTATCTGTTGGCGAAGGTGTTCATCTTCACCATCTTCGCGTTGGTGCAGTCGGCCATCGCGGTCACCATCGCCATCCTCGGCAAGGGCTGGCACGAAGGGGCGGTCGCCACCGGCGTGCTGCTGCCGCGCAGCCTGGAGCTCTACGTCGACGTGGCCGCGACCACGATCTGCGCGGCGATGGTCGGCCTGGCACTCTCGGCGCTGGCCAAGTCCAACGAGCAGATCATGCCGCTGCTGGTCATCGCGATCATGTCGCAGCTGGTGTTCTCCGGCGGCATGATCCCGGTGACCGGGCGCATCGTGCTGGACCAGATGTCCTGGATCACCCCGGCCCGCTGGGGATTCGCCGCCACCGCGTCGACCATCGACCTGACCGGACTGGTACCGGCGCCCCTGTCACCGGACGACTCGCACTGGAAGCACACCACCGGGACATGGCTGTTCGACATGGGCATGCTGGTGGCGTTGTCGGTGTTCTACGTCGGCTTCGTGCGCTGGAAGATCCGGCTCAAGGCCGGTTAG
- a CDS encoding DeoR/GlpR family DNA-binding transcription regulator, with the protein MSLKRTDRMRTVLALLHDRGEVASHVLCAELRVSAATLRRDLSELEDQGLLVRTHGGARALDPGSTEIPVRLRDHRMVAIKRRIARHAAALVPAGQQAVALTGGITTGEVAQALRGRPQITIVTNSLTIAGECAVDAHMKVIMTGGVVRGNSLEAVGPMSEHAFQVITVGTAVLGADGMSAEVGATTFDEAEARTAIAMAANAQRVVVAVDGSKIGKVTLAKMVPLSQIHHLVTDSTADPDQLARITAAGVQVHVVDAGEH; encoded by the coding sequence ATGTCGCTGAAGCGGACCGACCGGATGCGCACCGTGCTGGCGCTGTTGCACGATCGCGGCGAGGTCGCCTCGCACGTGCTGTGCGCCGAATTGCGCGTCTCGGCGGCGACGCTGCGCCGCGACCTGTCCGAGCTCGAGGACCAGGGGCTGCTGGTGCGCACCCACGGAGGCGCGCGGGCGCTCGACCCGGGCAGCACCGAGATCCCGGTGCGACTGCGCGATCACCGGATGGTCGCCATCAAACGGCGGATCGCCCGGCACGCCGCCGCGCTGGTGCCCGCCGGTCAGCAGGCGGTCGCCCTCACCGGGGGCATCACGACCGGCGAGGTGGCCCAGGCGTTACGGGGCCGGCCCCAGATCACCATCGTCACGAACTCGTTGACCATCGCCGGCGAATGCGCCGTCGACGCGCACATGAAGGTGATCATGACCGGCGGCGTGGTGCGCGGCAATTCGCTTGAGGCCGTTGGCCCGATGTCCGAGCACGCCTTTCAGGTGATCACGGTCGGCACCGCGGTTCTCGGCGCGGATGGCATGTCGGCCGAGGTGGGCGCCACCACCTTCGACGAGGCCGAGGCCCGGACCGCAATTGCGATGGCCGCCAACGCCCAACGCGTGGTGGTCGCCGTCGACGGCTCCAAGATCGGCAAGGTCACCTTGGCAAAGATGGTGCCGCTGAGCCAGATTCATCATCTGGTGACCGACTCCACCGCCGACCCCGATCAACTGGCGCGTATCACCGCGGCCGGGGTGCAGGTACACGTCGTCGACGCGGGCGAGCACTGA
- a CDS encoding GTP-binding protein — translation MAYGLSSHRTSSTKIVISGGFGAGKTTFVGAVSEIMPLRTEALVTTASAGVDGLEATPDKSTTTVAMDFGRITLAEDLVLYLFGTPGQRRFWFMWDDLVRGAIGAVILVDVRRLQDSFAAVDFFEARKLPFIIAVNEFDGATRYPAAAIRQALALPDGIPIVSVDARDRNSARDALIAVTEYALAALPS, via the coding sequence GTGGCCTACGGGCTCTCTAGTCACCGAACGAGCTCCACCAAGATCGTCATCTCCGGTGGTTTCGGTGCGGGCAAGACCACCTTCGTCGGCGCGGTGTCGGAGATCATGCCGCTGCGCACCGAGGCCCTGGTGACCACCGCGTCGGCCGGCGTCGACGGGCTGGAGGCCACACCCGACAAGAGCACCACGACGGTGGCCATGGACTTCGGCCGGATCACCCTGGCCGAGGATCTGGTGCTGTACCTGTTCGGCACGCCCGGACAGCGCCGGTTCTGGTTCATGTGGGACGACCTGGTGCGCGGGGCGATCGGCGCGGTGATCCTGGTCGACGTGCGCAGGCTGCAGGACAGCTTCGCCGCGGTCGACTTCTTCGAGGCGCGCAAGCTGCCGTTCATCATCGCCGTCAACGAATTCGACGGTGCCACGCGGTATCCGGCCGCGGCGATCCGGCAGGCGCTGGCGCTGCCCGACGGGATCCCGATCGTCTCGGTCGACGCCAGGGACCGCAACTCGGCGCGCGACGCCCTGATCGCCGTCACCGAATACGCGCTGGCCGCGCTGCCGTCGTGA